The following coding sequences are from one Ramlibacter henchirensis window:
- a CDS encoding solute carrier family 23 protein, which translates to MGMFTWAEKPAQVLQQGGVIGPEERLPWPQTAAMGVQHVIAMFGATVLAPILMGFDPNVAILMSGVGTLIFFLVTGGKVPSYLGSSFAFIGVVIAATAYAGKGPNTNIGVALGGIIACGIVYTIIGFIVQAIGTGWIERFMPPVVTGAVVAVIGLNLAGIPIKNMAASSFDSWMQAVTFVCVALVAVFTRGMVQRLLILVGLIVATIIYALLTNGLGMGKPMDFSGIASAAWFGAPAFAAPVFSAPAMLLIAPVAVILVAENLGHIKAVTAMTGRNLDAYMGRAFIGDGVATMVSGSVGGTGVTTYAENIGVMAATKIYSTAIFVVAAVIAIVLGFSPKFGAVIQAIPLPVMGGVSIVVFGLIAAAGAKIWVDNRVDFSDNRNLIVAAVTLVLGTGDFTLKFGGFSLGGIGTATFGAILLYALLSRGGSRPAAQAAPRAAR; encoded by the coding sequence ATGGGAATGTTCACCTGGGCCGAAAAGCCCGCGCAGGTCCTGCAGCAGGGCGGAGTGATCGGGCCGGAGGAGCGCCTGCCCTGGCCGCAGACCGCCGCGATGGGCGTGCAGCACGTGATCGCGATGTTCGGCGCCACGGTGCTCGCGCCCATCCTCATGGGCTTCGATCCCAACGTCGCCATCCTCATGAGCGGCGTCGGCACGCTCATCTTCTTCCTGGTCACCGGCGGCAAGGTGCCCAGCTACCTGGGCTCCAGCTTCGCCTTCATCGGCGTGGTGATCGCGGCGACGGCGTATGCGGGCAAGGGCCCCAACACCAACATCGGCGTGGCGCTGGGCGGCATCATCGCCTGCGGCATCGTCTACACGATCATCGGCTTCATCGTGCAGGCCATCGGCACGGGCTGGATCGAGCGCTTCATGCCGCCGGTGGTCACGGGCGCCGTGGTGGCGGTGATCGGCCTCAACCTGGCGGGGATCCCGATCAAGAACATGGCCGCGAGCAGCTTCGATTCGTGGATGCAGGCCGTCACCTTCGTGTGCGTAGCGCTGGTGGCGGTGTTCACCCGCGGCATGGTGCAGCGGCTGCTGATCCTGGTCGGCCTGATCGTCGCGACCATCATCTACGCGCTGCTCACCAACGGACTGGGCATGGGCAAGCCAATGGACTTCAGCGGCATCGCCAGTGCGGCCTGGTTCGGCGCGCCCGCGTTCGCGGCGCCCGTGTTCAGCGCGCCCGCGATGCTGCTGATCGCGCCGGTGGCCGTCATCCTGGTGGCCGAGAACCTGGGCCACATCAAGGCGGTGACGGCGATGACCGGCCGCAACCTCGACGCCTACATGGGCCGTGCGTTCATCGGCGACGGCGTGGCCACGATGGTCAGCGGCTCCGTCGGCGGCACCGGTGTCACGACCTACGCCGAGAACATCGGCGTGATGGCGGCCACCAAGATCTATTCGACCGCGATCTTCGTCGTGGCCGCGGTGATCGCGATCGTGCTGGGCTTCTCGCCGAAGTTCGGCGCGGTGATCCAGGCCATCCCGCTGCCGGTGATGGGCGGCGTGTCCATCGTGGTGTTCGGCCTCATCGCCGCCGCGGGCGCCAAGATCTGGGTCGACAACCGGGTGGACTTCTCGGACAACCGCAACCTGATCGTGGCCGCCGTGACGCTGGTGCTGGGCACCGGCGACTTCACGCTGAAGTTCGGCGGCTTCTCGCTCGGCGGCATCGGCACCGCCACGTTCGGCGCGATCCTGCTGTACGCGCTGCTCAGCCGCGG